CGCATCACCGGCCAGGGCGTCTGGGGGCCGCCAGCGGACCACGAGCGGTCGCTCCGCGTGCTGACGCGCTCCGTCGAGCTGGGCACGGACTTTATCGACACGGCCGACAGCTA
Above is a genomic segment from Bacteroidota bacterium containing:
- a CDS encoding oxidoreductase encodes the protein MSHTAASDQPVRASGTFDLGDGLTVHRLGFGAMRITGQGVWGPPADHERSLRVLTRSVELGTDFIDTADS